In Triticum aestivum cultivar Chinese Spring chromosome 5B, IWGSC CS RefSeq v2.1, whole genome shotgun sequence, the following proteins share a genomic window:
- the LOC123112334 gene encoding protein LTV1 homolog: MAGAGVGGRKARNFATFRLFPRDGAADPNDRVFVRVDNNAYTIPGFGDDEDPSLSPTAAADQFPSSTSGPLPDHVRQQILELGLPDDGYNYLLHLRELRPSAVASSFVPSHTARPEQLPLDVKAYDASKVRVASGKVEEELDEGRTMCKVAAKTAPVRRVEKAVDPDVARLLDESEDEGLEEDFVIMANQAEGDDMEDEGEEEGGGVFSDVENDEEFEDEEGEPKPRVPRLLDEQFDLLALEEYGASDDDDGAVRDGEHELPSEVIDELKLFHNQNVCVDEEYRTPADFVRGKLDSTTAEEVDESANVIQKCAEYAERYLNETAEDEEVLLVSESSDESEVWDCETIVSTYSNLDNHPGKIQTPGNPRNRLPKVFPGETATTKDIIKLHGKEKLPVDYLPQRKRKVEKEKKAKPTEASDAEYYFEKVVVQKETKDEKKARKSAVKEEKREARKAKKELKELYKFETQKAQKVAAVTGPSSIRLM; encoded by the exons atggcaggAGCAGGAGTCGGCGGCCGCAAGGCTCGCAACTTTGCGACCTTTCGCCTATTCCCCCGCGACGGTGCCGCCGACCCCAACGACCGCGTCTTCGTCCGCGTCGACAACAACGCCTACACCATCCCCGGCTTCGGCGACGACGAAGACCCTTCCCtctcgcccaccgccgccgccgaccaattCCCTTCCTCCACCTCTGGGCCCCTCCCCGACCACGTCCGCCAGCAGATCCTTGAGCTCGGCCTCCCCGACGATGGCTACAACTACCTTCTCCATCTCCGCGAGCTGCGGCCCTCCGCTGTGGCCTCCTCCTTCGTACCCAGCCATACCGCCCGCCCAGAGCAACTTCCCCTGGACGTGAAG GCCTATGATGCAAGCAAGGTGCGGGTTGCTTCTGGCAAGGTCGAGGAAGAGTTGGACGAGGGGAGGACCATGTGTAAGGTGGCCGCAAAGACGGCACCGGTGAGGCGAGTTGAGAAGGCCGTCGACCCTGACGTTGCAAGGTTGCTCGATGAGAGCGAGGATGAGGGTTTGGAGGAGGATTTCGTCATAATGGCAAACCAAGCCGAAGGGGATGATATGGaggatgaaggtgaggaagagggggGTGGTGTGTTCAGTGATGTGGAAAATGATGAGGAGTTCGAGGATGAAGAGGGTGAGCCCAAGCCGAGGGTGCCACGGCTGCTGGATGAACAATTTGATCTG CTTGCTTTGGAAGAATATGGagctagtgatgatgatgatggagctGTTAGAGATGGGGAACATGAACTCCCGTCTGAGGTTATAGATGAACTGAAGTTGTTCCACAATCAAAATGTATGCGTTGATGAAGAATATAGAACACCAGCAGATTTTGTTCGTGGAAAACTTGACTCAACCACCGCCGAGGAGGTGGATGAATCTGCTAATGTGATCCAGAAGTGTGCTGAATATGCTGAAAGGTATTTAAATGAAACTGCAGAAGATGAAGAGGTCTTGCTTGTTTCGGAAAGCAGTGATGAATCTGAAGTTTGGGACTGTGAGACCATTGTTTCCACATACTCTAACTTGGACAATCACCCTGGCAAAATTCAAACTCCAGGAAATCCTAGAAATCGTCTTCCCAAAGTTTTTCCTGGGGAAACAGCTACAACGAAAGATATCATCAAGCTTCATGGTAAAGAGAAACTTCCTGTAGATTACCTGCCACAGAGGAAAAGAAAAGTTGAAAAGGAGAAGAAAGCAAAGCCCACAGAAGCTTCAGATGCTGAATATTATTTTGAAAAGGTTGTAGTTCAGAAGGAAACAAAAGATGAAAAGAAAGCTAGAAAG TCCGCGGtaaaagaagagaagagagaagccCGGAAAGCAAAGAAAGAGCTCAAAGAACTGTATAAATTTGAAACACAGAAGGCTCAGAAAGTTGCTGCTGTTACAGGACCATCTTCCATACGGCTAATGTAA